In Myxococcus virescens, a single genomic region encodes these proteins:
- a CDS encoding tetratricopeptide repeat protein, giving the protein MGTEGRKDWQRRESLTSALVQVGVVAVLLAGAVVFFVHRGTVRKQTEEHLRAARTAAMRGNPADLARAMTELEALFQLDAEARDAQALAADIQTVLWLEHRQPGADAKAREHLARAAQLESQSGERYGAHALHLLAAGKSAEAEQYLAGLEARGANNARLTLARALALQARGDLPGARQAFARAAEASWRDPRFTTAYGEALMDEGQYPQAVEAFAKATSVNPDHLLARVSTALAHTYQGRKTEEAQQVLSGVEARGAELTPGLKARAGALKAELALARGAPDEALSAADEALKAVPDEHYALFARARALAVKRDVQARAAFEAAVARRRNAPLLYLDGARALQTAGDTDGAVALLDAYEATFGPVQTTTPDGKKAGLLEKDSRYWLARGGVLEAASRQDDALVAYDKALAARGVDLARAQYAKGALLLARKDYEGARPLLAAVAPDSGAGTMAEAYTAMGDLLFAQGEHAAGCQHYFFGLARAQAQGTPREALAERVEDIRKRLVSAGQASMAKAWKAESSSLLE; this is encoded by the coding sequence ATGGGCACCGAAGGGCGCAAGGACTGGCAGCGGCGCGAAAGCCTCACCAGCGCGCTGGTTCAGGTGGGCGTGGTGGCGGTGCTGCTCGCGGGCGCGGTGGTCTTCTTCGTCCACCGAGGCACCGTCCGCAAGCAGACGGAGGAACACCTGCGCGCGGCCCGCACCGCCGCCATGCGTGGCAACCCCGCTGACCTCGCCCGCGCGATGACGGAGCTGGAGGCCCTGTTCCAGCTCGACGCCGAGGCCCGTGACGCCCAGGCCCTGGCCGCCGACATCCAGACGGTGCTGTGGCTGGAGCACCGGCAGCCCGGCGCGGACGCCAAGGCCCGCGAGCACCTCGCCCGCGCCGCGCAGTTGGAGTCACAGTCCGGCGAGCGCTACGGCGCCCACGCCCTGCACCTGCTGGCCGCGGGCAAGTCCGCCGAGGCGGAGCAGTACCTGGCCGGGCTCGAGGCCCGCGGCGCCAACAACGCCCGGCTGACGCTGGCCCGGGCCCTGGCGCTCCAGGCGCGCGGCGACCTTCCCGGCGCGAGGCAGGCCTTCGCTCGCGCGGCGGAGGCGTCCTGGCGCGATCCACGCTTCACCACCGCGTACGGCGAGGCCCTGATGGACGAAGGCCAGTACCCGCAGGCGGTGGAGGCCTTCGCCAAGGCCACCAGCGTCAACCCGGACCACCTGCTGGCCCGCGTGTCCACCGCGCTGGCCCACACCTACCAGGGGCGCAAGACGGAGGAAGCGCAGCAGGTGCTCTCCGGCGTGGAGGCCCGGGGCGCGGAGCTGACGCCCGGACTGAAGGCCCGCGCGGGCGCGCTGAAGGCGGAGCTGGCGCTGGCCCGCGGCGCGCCCGACGAGGCCCTCTCCGCCGCGGATGAAGCGCTGAAGGCCGTCCCCGATGAGCACTACGCCCTCTTCGCCCGGGCCCGGGCCCTGGCGGTGAAGCGTGACGTCCAGGCGCGCGCGGCCTTCGAGGCGGCCGTGGCCCGGCGTCGCAATGCGCCCCTGCTCTACCTGGACGGCGCGCGTGCGCTGCAGACCGCCGGTGACACCGACGGCGCGGTGGCCCTGCTGGACGCGTACGAGGCCACCTTCGGTCCGGTGCAGACCACCACCCCGGACGGCAAGAAGGCCGGCCTCTTGGAGAAGGACAGCCGCTACTGGCTGGCGCGCGGCGGCGTGCTGGAGGCCGCCTCCCGTCAGGACGATGCCCTGGTCGCCTACGACAAGGCCCTGGCGGCGCGCGGCGTGGACCTGGCCCGGGCGCAGTACGCCAAGGGCGCGCTGCTACTGGCGCGCAAGGACTACGAGGGCGCCCGCCCGCTGCTGGCCGCCGTGGCACCCGACAGCGGCGCGGGCACGATGGCGGAGGCCTACACCGCCATGGGGGACCTGCTCTTCGCGCAGGGCGAGCACGCCGCCGGCTGCCAGCACTACTTCTTCGGCCTCGCGCGCGCCCAGGCGCAGGGCACGCCCCGCGAGGCGCTGGCGGAGCGCGTGGAGGACATCCGCAAGCGGCTGGTGTCCGCCGGCCAGGCCAGCATGGCCAAGGCCTGGAAGGCGGAGTCGAGCTCGCTCCTAGAGTAG